The region ccatgttcatgtgtgtgcatgcgtgcatgtgttcgtgcatgcgtgcatgtgtgtgtgtgtgtgtgtgtgtgtgtgtgtgtgtgtgtgtgtgtgtgtgtgtgtgtgtgtgtgtgtgtgtggtgtgtgaccatgtgcatgtgtgtgcgtgcgtgcatgtgtgtgcgtacgtgcatgtgtgtgcgtgcgtgcatgtgtgtgtgtgtgtgtgtgtgtgtgtgtgtgtgtgtgtgtgtgtgtgtgtgtgtgtgtgtgtgtgtgtgtgtgtgtgtgtgtgtgtgtgtgtgtgtggtttgtgaccatgtgcatgtgtgtgcgtgcgtgcatgtgtgtgcgtgcgtgcatgtgtgtgcgtgtgtgcatgtgtgtgtgtgtgtgtgtgtgtgtgtgtgtgtgtgtgtgtgtgtgtgtgtgtgtgtgtgtgtgtgtgtgtgtgtgtgtgtgtgtgtgtgtgtgtgtgtgtgtgtgtgtgtgtgtgtgtgttactgtgtgtgtgtgcatgtgtatatcATTTTTTCTACGTTATTCTATTGATATTATACTCAGCTTTCGTCTGACCAGGCCCACTTTTGTGTCCTACAACATTCAAACAACCAACCATTACCAGTAACTGTTGCATTCAAGTGAGCAAGCACAACTGTAACGATCATTCTTATTATCATTATTCTCCTCACACAGGCGTTTCCTTCAGTTGATGAGTGCAGGCTTTTTCCTACCTGATTCTGTTTGCATTGATGACCCTTGCGAAGTCAGTAAtgtcacacactgtcacacagacagacagacagacagacagaatcaagtttattgtcaacaatcttcactactacaaacagttattgttaaaatgaaatgttctacttgtagtccgagacagacagacagacagacagacacagacagacaaacacagacagacacagatagacgcacagacagacagacagacagacatgcagataatttattctcatacagattctacttgtgcatatgctaggattttagATACAAACCAgttcttgcaaacaacaaagttattagacagacagacagacagacagacagacagacagacagacagacagacagacagacacagatagacggagagacagacaaacagacagacagacagacagacagacatacagataatttattctcttacagattctacttgtgcatatgctaggattttaaatacaaaccagttcttgcaaacaacaaagttattagacagacagacagacagacagagagacagacagacagagagacagacagacagacagacagacagagagacagacagacagacggagagacagacagacagacacagtgacacagacagacagaccgtaaataaatgaaattgacagacagacagacagacagataatttattctcatacagattctacttgtacatatgctaagATTTAAATACAAACCAgttcttgcaaacaacaaagttattagacagacagacagacagacagacagacagacagacagacagacagacagacacagatagacggacagacagacaaacagacagacagacagacagacagacagacatacagataatttattctcttacagattctacttgtgcatatgctaggattttaaatacaaaccagttcttgcaaacaacaaagttattagacagacagacagacagacagagagacagacagacagagagacagacagacagacagagagacagacagacagacggagagacagacagacagacacagtgacacagacagacagaccgtaaataaatgaaattgacagacagacagacagacagataatttattctcatacagattctacttgtacatatgctaagATTTAAATACAAACCAGTTCTTGCAAACAACTAAGtcattagacagacagacagtaaataAAGGaaattgacagatagacagacagacagacagacagacagacagacagacagacagacagataatttactTTTATAcaaattctacttgtacatatgctaggatttttaaatacaaatcagtccttgcaaacaacgaagtcattagacagacagacaaatagtcGTAGGTacagaaccaagccctattggcttgggtagtatttagttgctttgcttagatggtgtataatagttcaatgttcgaaaatatatgacagacagacacacacacagacacacagacacacacacacacacacacacacacacacacacacacacacacatacacacatactgcATACATATTTATATTGCCTAAGATTCCGTTTGTCATTGAAGGCCGACGACTTGAAGGTTCATCAAAACTTGACGTACGATCAGATGGAGGAGGTCACGACAATTTGCCAGTGCCTGTTGAGATTGCTCACATATGGCGCACACAGAGAGATACTCGGTGTCGAGCCGGGCTTCAGCCTGGGTAAGTAGGTATAGACAGAAGGgtgggcaggcaggcaggctgATGTCACACAagccaacacacagacacacagacacagacacagacacacacacacacacacacacacacacacacacacacacaccacacgcacacactctctctcacacacagacacacacacacacacacacacagacacacacacgtgcacacacacatgcacgcacacacgcgcacacacacacacacacacacacacacatacacacacatgcacacacacgcacacacacacacgcacgcacacacacacacacatgcgcacacacacacacacacacacacacatacatgcacacatgcacacacacacacacacacacacacacacacacacacacacacacacacacacaccacacacaccacgttgAGAATCAAATATGGATGTCCAATGACAAACTTTTGAGCAAAGACTGTAGTAGTTGAGGCACCGATAGTTGttctctgttaattaattgattgttgtatgCCAGATTTTAGTTCTACTATTGAGTATGGAGGAGTGACAATATCACCACCTCAACATGTACTACCGCCTACGCAGATCGTCACACAGTAACGAGTCTGTAAGGTCGAGTGACACAAGGTGTAGATTCATggcatgtacatgcatagtatgttactgtcacgtgattagtgctgtcacgtgatttttaCTAGCATGTGATTAGTTGCTATCACGTGATTTATTacggtcacgtgattaattgttatcacgtgacttataTAACTGTCAAATTGTCCTAATTAATCAGTTCTAAATATCCAAACGATCACAACAGCCGCAACTGCCATGATTCGAATGATAAAGTGCAAATTCTCAATGTCACTTTTCGATTGTATTTCTGCTGCGATTTCATTTCTTTCCCGTGGTGACTCGTACGCATCTCTCACATCACACAATGTCTCCTGAACTGCTTTGTTGGTTTGATCTTcgaaaaatttatttttgttgacAGTTACAACCTCACGgttaatatcaatcttgtTACCACCTGACTCAAATTCCTCGCCCTCGTCCCGTGATTTTTCGATTGTTTCGGATTCGAGTCGTGAGGTCAATTCATCGGAACTCGAGTGTTCAGCAACCGGCTCCTTTGCATACAAGTATCTCAGTCCGAACCAAGCCAGCGGCACTGGCATCCACAAATGATAGAGTCGCAGACTCGTGCCATGCGTCACGATTTGAATTGTTCGTTGAGATACGACTCCACCCTGCTGTGCAGAACACTTTGCACACTGTGGGTAATACACCTGCTTCTCTCCTTCTCTTGCAAGAGCAGTTGGGGGCTGATGGTCGCGATGAAACTTATTGACCCTCCATTTTCTACCACAAGTGTGGCAGCCATGTTTCTTTCCAATTTTGTGAAACCTTTCTCGAGCAGAAGGCGAAAAAGCGTTGTTTCTTCTGGCAGGAATCGATACTCTAGCAAATGCTCCTCGTTTGGCGATGTTGCTGGGTAGGACGGAGTGGTATCTTCCCGTCAGGATGCGAAAGACCAGAGCGCTTCCCAGTCCGCACGCAATTAGGTTTTGCCAGTCTGTAGGCAGTTCGTCTAGCCACGTTTTCTCGTCGTTCGGTGATTTTGTTATCGTTCTGTGTGCCTTCAGTGTTGCTATTGCCGCCAGTGATGCGCAGCAACCCGAGAGGAAGACCGACCCGAGTCCTAAGAGGGGCCCCGCTATGCGTCGGTCACTTGTTATCCGTAGAGGAGCGTAGAGGAATCTCTGTTGTAAGCCTAGCGCAACGGGAAAGGCAAGAGAACCGACGACAGACGCAGTCAAGACTTCTTCAACCATCGCGCGCAACGGTATCGTGCAGGAGTCCGAGGACGATGAAAGCGAGCACACAAAGAAAGCGAGGAACCGTTATGCTGTGAGCATGTTCGAGTCGGAGTAATGTATTGGAGACATGCATCCCTTAGTAtcctagactattgtattgtaggtatgcatctcaatacactagactattgtattggaaggatgcatctcacaatgcactagactattgtattggaaggatgcatctcacaatacactagactattgtattggagggatgcatctctcaatacactagactattgtattggagggatgcatctcacaacacacGTTTGAACtcatttattacataaatgaGGAGCACTAACTATTACATGGCCAACGCACTTAACAATGATGTGGTACCAatatgcatctcacaatacactagactattatattggaggggtgtatctcacaatacactagactattgtattgtagagTCAATGCATTAGATTATGTCCGTCCAAAAGGTTAGGAGGGCTCTGCTTGTTGACTACAAGTATCTACAGACTTAGTGAATCGAATACCTGTTATGAAATCTTTATATTTTGTGGCTTTCATTTTGAATAACGTGTATAAGGGTAATAACCTAACTAATTGTTGCAAACCTAACCAACCCAATTGGCACTAGTTGCTACCAATAGTCACAGTTAACGTGTCGACTGACTCAGTAATCAACATCTTGTTTGTCCGAATTGTTCCTAGACCTTCGTACTTCTCTCGATACTCTCCCcagaaaagctgcacaaaaGCAGAACTCAACAATCACCCACCAACACGTCGCAATCATTCACTATATTACACGGAGCGTTGCGTCTAGCCCGTCTTCCCGTAGCTCCGCCCGTTAACCTTCGAAATCGATCTAAAACAAACATCAAAGCGACCGGTAAATATCTCTAGATAACACACGGAAATTGCTTGCACATACGGGACGTCAGTTCGGTGGTGACGACACAATACGGGTCCTCGCCGCTCCAGTTTCCGTCACTTGTACAGCGTCTCGTCCGCGGGCCCGTCAACTTCAATGTCAATCCGGGAATATCGCCGTCACACTCGTACACAATCTCGGTACCAACCGAATAGCCCACCTCGGCCGCCTTCAACacagtcacatgcagtactgAGAAACTACCGTCAATCAACGGTCGAGGCTCGCAGCACCGAACAGCTAGACAAATCAGTGAGTTTCCGTCTAAATTGCGGTTGTAAATCAACATCCTACCGCTATCGCTGATGCATTCTTGGTGACACGTCTGTATGTCGTGTGATTTTCCGGGACAGTTTCTTCCCGGAAGTTGTTGCCCTTCCATGTAGTGATTCGCAAAGCCCGGATTCTGACACGTACGGAATCGCTGGCGAATGCCGTGCCCGCAAAACACCGAACAGAGCGACCACGCCGACCACTGCGTCCACGAGCCGTCTACAATCGAGTCACAACATATGGGTAGTTTACTCCCTCCGGGGGGCCCCACATCGCGCGCGTTAGCGTCGCTTACCTCGCGGGCATTGAAACGGTTGGTAGCACTCGACTGTCTGGAATGCATTCGATTCGTCGCACTCTTTGCCGGCGTTTGACGGTACCGGCGCAACGCATGCTCGAGCGCGATGCTTGGTACCGCTACCGCACGACACACTGCACCCCGACCAGGGGCCCCACGGGCCAAACCCGCCGTCTGCgacataaataaattaaacagACTTTATGGTGCAAAATTTGGTTTATCGAGTGTTGGTTGCTTACCGCACGGACACGATTGATTGTTGCACGTCAGTAGTTGGACGCTCTTGCCCGCGCAGTAGGCGCCGCGGTTGGCGGGCGACGGACGGTCGCAGTTGCGCTCCTTGCGACTCACGCCGACGCCGCACGTTCTCGAGCATGCGCCGAACGACCGCCACTGTCCCCAACTTCCGTCTGAAACGAAACGAGTCGAGACATTCGGACGCGAttggtatatatgtatgtttataaaaaattgaaattcatAAAGTAAAAAATTGtaataatttttcaaaattaattgtaaagtaaaaatttataaatatataaaattaaaaaaaattgaaaagtaaaattttgaataataatataaaatgtttatatatttaaaaattttgcttttaaaatttaaattttttcatatatatataagtagtTTAATAATAAGTAACATGTAAAAagtaaatttttaataaaaagtaaaaatatatgaaaaaattaaaattaaaatttaaagttttaatttaccaaaaatataaatttaaaaattttttaaatttaaaatttaaaatttatttaaatttatttttaattttattatttaaaataGGATTgcgatatatatatacaaactgtTAGACTGACCAATCGGGCAATGATAGAGATGCTCGCAGGTAGCCCTTTCAGTGTTGTTGAGACCTGTGGGATCACTTCCACAGTCGTTTCCGCCGTCGGTTGGCGATGGGTTGGTACACGTTCTGAGGATAAAATTTCATGGGTTTGCTAGGTGAGAGGAATTAATGTCAAATTCTGTGTTTACCGTTTTCTACTTCTAGTGGCTTGAATGTTTGAGGAATTCCTGCAGGTGATGCTACACTGTGACCACTGACCCCAATCACTCCATTCACCATCTAGACAGACTTTGTTAGCGTATAAGCACCCAGtcagtgtgtgagtgtgtgtgtgtgtgtgtgtgtgtgtgtgtgtgtgtgtgtgtgtgtgtgtgtgtgtgtgtgtgtgtgtgtgtgtgtgtgtgtgtgtgtgtgtgtgtgcgcgtgtgcataCACTCACCGCAGGGACATAATGGTAGGTCACACGTTCGAGGCTCGGTGTCCGCTCCTTGACAGTTGAGACCTTGGCTGTTGACGACCGGACAAACGCACAAGCGTTTGCGTTGCTGTGTGGCATCGAGCCCACACGGCTTATTACACGGATTCCACTCGTTCCAATGCGACCATTCGCAATCTAGCCGCATCACAAAAGGAGAGTGGGTTACCAACCCCCTGTAATATCCCAGTCATTCAACATACACATACCGACTAGACACTTCGTCACGAGGCATTCTGTTTGGTCTTCGCTCGCTCCTTCGCAGTCCATGCCGTTGACTGGCACCGGATTGTCACAGCTCCGTCGTCTCGTCTTCGTCCCATTCCCACACGTTCTGTCACACTGCGACCAGACAGACCACAGAGACCAACCGCCGTCTAACCAACAGTCAACATCATCGACTTTGCATGCAGGATTCTATACAGGCATCCTTCTGCTAGGGAATTCCCTCAAAATTTGTACTACAATTACGTTACTAGGAATGTCGATAGTAATACTGCAATAGATGGCATGCTAGAGTCAGAAAATTTTGAGTGCACAGTGACATGATCTTTACAAGCAACATCTGGTTGTACACctgcacagcaacactagGAGAGTAGTAAAATGGACCTCTCGTTGCCGACGCGCTTTTCTTTGCCTTCTTTTCCACTGAAGACGCGCCCGTGTAGCTTTGAAGCGTTTGTAGCACATTCTAGAAAACGCGCCATTCTTCGCGATGCGTAGAAGGAGGAGTGACTTAGTTGTAGGCGGGCAACTAAGTTCTAACCTACTGCTTGCAAGTGGGCTAGCGCTAACCTAGGTTAGCCAAAGCCACTAATTAAGACCAATTTGTTAAATGGCGTCTGAAGCTAAATTAGAGCTAACTTAGGTTAGAAACGTCGTGTGAAAGCACTCCCCTGTTCGTGTATTGTGACTTACTGCAAGGACACGGTTGCTCGTTGCACGATTCGACCTTCGCATTCGGCCCTTCGCATTCTCTCCCACCACACTGCGGCTGTGAGTCGTTGCAGTATCGGAGGGACACACGTATACCGGTAAAGCAGTCTCGCGAACACGACGAAAACGCACCAAACGAACTCCAACTTCCGTctagacacacaaacgcgcGTCTCACAAACTCAGGGTATTACCATGTCTGCACTCACCGATTGCACAACAGACGTCGCTCGTGCAGTTCTGTGATTCGGATGCTGGCTGGTCGGTGCAGCTGTAGCCGTTGTTAGATGGAGGCGGATTAGTGCAGTGCCTCGTGCGCGTGCGCTTGCCGCCAGAGCCGCAGGTCACCGAGCATGCGTCCCATTGACTCCACACCGAGTATCCGCCGTCTGCAAGAGATACATAAAACCGATTGGCTGCACGTGACGTAATGATTTTTGGACTTgaaataacgtgcgctaccGCATGGGCATTCGTCGAGATTACATGAACGTATTTCGGCGGCGCTTCCCTTGCAGTAGTCTCCGCCGGTGTGGGTTAAGCCATAGGCTACGCACACCCGCGTTCGTTTCCTCGTGACGTGTGTGCCACACGTTCGTCCACACCCTGACCACTCGTCCCAACCCGACCATCTCCTTTCTTCAAACACATGAGTACTAATTGCTATCATCGTGttagaatttgattacataccgGGAGGGCAGTAGATTTCTGGCAAACAAGTGTCGCCCTCTCTATTCGATCCGGGCCCGGGACATGGCGAGCCGCCATTTTGAGGAGCGGGGTTTGTACACGTGCGAGATCTGAATCTGAAGCCGATGGTACCACACGACACGGAACAAGCGCCCCAGCAGTTCCAGTTACTCCATCCACCATCTACATTGcgtatgcaaacaaacaactcatCCAACGGCCATAGAAATAAGACAGTCACAAACAACGACAGACGATAGACACGTACATACCAATAGGGCAATGGGGTAATATACACACTTCTTCCTCCTCATTCGTTCCGAGACATTCTCTTCCGCCACCAGCCGCCGGCGGACACGCACATTCTCGAATTCGAACTCGCACGCCCTCCTCGCACGTGACGGAACAGGAAGACCACAGAGTCCATTCGCACCAGCGACCATCTAGGCGCCACAAATCGTCCACAACTTCAAATCGAAGAGCCGACGGTTATTAACCatatttctttaattaaacgcCGCCGAGTCTATTTTCTTAGCTAGGGTTCCAACtgcggcgtttattcaagggcgGCATTTATATTTGTCTACTCAGCTGTGGCGGGCGTTTAAACGAGGGCGGCGTTTaattaatcgaagaaatacggtagtcAGTGATTACTAACGGGCGGCGACGTGGAAGACGCATCCTTTGGTGCGTTCCCTGTCTCCCGGGCACGTCGATTGCGTGTTGTTGGGCGTCGGATTCGTGCATGTTCTGTGGGATAGATGTTTGGGACCGCCTATGGCTCCAGTGCATGTAGACCAAGAGCTCCACCGACTCCATCCTCCCTCTATATTGGAAACGAGTCGAACAATCAAACACGAAAGCTTGAGTATTCGATATACTCACCACACGGACAGTAGGGCGTGATGTTGCAGTGCTGGTTTTCAACAGCGGCGCCGATGCACTCGAGTCCGTCGCGTTGTGGCTCAGGACTGTTGCACTCCCGCTCTCGCGTTCTCCGTCCGTCACGACCGCATGTCTTACTGCAAACACTCCAACCTCCCCACTGACCCCATGACCCATCTGTAACAGTGTCACAGCGTCACAGcgtcacacacgcacacgcacacgcacacgcacacgcgcacacgcgcacacacacacgcacacacacgcacacgcgcacgcacacgcacacacacacacgcacacacacacacacgcacacgcacacacgcacacacacgcacgcacgcacgcacgcacgcacacacacacacacactttaagGAGAAATACCGATGGGACAGTGGTGAAGACGGGAGCAGCTAATCGTGCGGTCTGACGCTCCTAGACATATCCTACCGCCATTCTCAGGCTCGGGACTATTGCAGTAACGCACCATCCGCCGTCGACCTTCTATACCACATTGTGTCGAGCAACATCCGTCGCCAAACCATTCACTCCAATAACCATCTGgaacaacacaaataattaattaattataaggCAAGTTTGTTTGGCGGTGTCTCGAAAATTAAACGTTTACCGCACGCGCACGGTTGCGCGTTGCAATCTCTTGATTCGCTTGCTCGGCCGGCGCAGAAGTTGCCTCCGAATGCCGGTTCCGGGTCAGCGCATTGACGCGCGCGACGAGTCAGACCGCCGCCGCACGGTCTGTTGCACTCCGTCCACGACGTCCATCCCGTCCATTCGCCGTCGACTGGACACTCGGTGATGAGGCAATAGTCGAAGTCGGAGTCGGACCCAGTACAGTCGGCTCCGCCGTCTAAACATGAGAATTATATAGTTAGCCTGTTTGATAGATGTGCATGATGTTTTGTAGAGTGGGATGACCCGAGGGAGCTGGATTAGTGCATGTTCGATTTCTCCGCTTCATTGCTCGTCCACAGGTACTTTCGCAGTCGCCCCAGTGTGACCATGCCGCCCATTCTCcgtctacacacacaaacagttacacacacacacacacacacacacacacacacacacacacacacacacacacacacacacacacacacacacacacacacacacacacacacacacacacacacacacacacacacacacacacacacacacacaccaagtgTCTCGTCGATCCATGAAATCCTATCGACTGCTTACCTCGAGGACAGTTCTTCCTATTGCATCGTTTGCCTTCTTCGGTCTGACCCTCGCAGCCGGCGCCGTCGCCGTTAGCGATGACCGGATACTCGCAACGTCGTCGACGGTAGGTGTGTCCTTCGGAGCCGCAAGTGCGGGAGCAGGACGCCCATTCGCTCCACTCGTTCCACACGCCGTCTATATCACACACAATCAAGTCACCGACTATTGTGTCTCGcgtttggtgtgtgtgcatcatgGTATACTACTGACCGACGGCGCAGTCGCCCGGGTTGCACGCACGAGTCGTGTTGTCGGCTCCGACGCAGTCGACGCCGCCAAACGCCGACGCCGGATTAGTGCACTTCCGCCGTTGCGTTTGCGTGCCTGCGCCGCAGCTTGCCGTGCACGTCGACCAGCATCCCCACTCACTCCAGCCACCGTCTGAAAGCAAACAatcacagacagatacagaggcagacacagacagacacgtacgcacacactCATTTTACAAGACACTCCGTCAACGACTCACCCAAAGGACAAGGCTCCTTGTTGCATGCCCGTCTGTCCACACCAGAACCGATGCAGCTGCTTCCGCCGCACCTCGGGCTCGGATCGCTACAACTCCGAGATCTCGACCGATACCCATCACAGCCACACGTCGCCGAGCAGTCGCTCCACTCTCCCCAGCCCGACCAATCACCGTCTTGCGGACAGCATCGAGCGTCGCACTCTTCGTACGAAAATCGCATACCCCCACATTCCGTGACGTCACACGCTTCGTCGGGCGGCGACGTGCAGTTACGACTTCGAGTGCGCTGTCCGATTCCACACGTCGCGCCGCATTCACCCCAGCAACTCCATTCGCTCCACTGGCAGAGAGAAGGACACTCGGACAGATTGCAATATCGCATTTCTTCCTCCGGTCCCGAGCATATGCCGATCGAAATGAGGCAGAGACGTACGCGCGTTTGTTGATGCGACCGTTCCACGCCGCACGTTGCGACGCAGTCCGACCACTCCGACCACTCCGTCCAATCAGTCGAATCCGATGACGGTAGGTCTTCCTGTCCTAAAGATATAAAATATAGTTTATATACAAATCTGTCGTCGTAAACCCCAAGCGAAATGCTATACTGCGGCAAGGGGGAGTAATGCAGTTGCTGTCTTGCGTGCTGATGCCCTTGCAGTAGTTTCCTCCATGGGCCGGCGGCGGATTGTCGCACGCCCTCAGACGCTCCCGGAGGCCTTGCATGCCGCACATCGTCTCATTACAACCCGACCATTCAGCCCAGTCGCCCCATTGCCCGTCTAGACATCAAAATTCAGGTCTCGACATCAattgtatacacacacacacgcacgcacgcacacgcacacgacCATACCGCACGGGCAAGGAACGTCTTTCCGACACTCTTCGAACTCGGTTCGCGGACCGTCGCAGTCCCGACCATCTGAAACTGGAACCGGACTGCTACACGTCCGATATCGTTTCCGCAGGCCGCCGTTGCACGTTCGCGAGCAATTACTCCAAGTTCCCCACTCCGAAAACCCTCCGTCTACAACCAAAGTCAAATATCAGTTAGAACGAtagtgtaag is a window of Corticium candelabrum chromosome 20, ooCorCand1.1, whole genome shotgun sequence DNA encoding:
- the LOC134195708 gene encoding uncharacterized protein LOC134195708 — translated: MVEEVLTASVVGSLAFPVALGLQQRFLYAPLRITSDRRIAGPLLGLGSVFLSGCCASLAAIATLKAHRTITKSPNDEKTWLDELPTDWQNLIACGLGSALVFRILTGRYHSVLPSNIAKRGAFARVSIPARRNNAFSPSARERFHKIGKKHGCHTCGRKWRVNKFHRDHQPPTALAREGEKQVYYPQCAKCSAQQGGVVSQRTIQIVTHGTSLRLYHLWMPVPLAWFGLRYLYAKEPVAEHSSSDELTSRLESETIEKSRDEGEEFESGGNKIDINREVVTVNKNKFFEDQTNKAVQETLCDVRDAYESPRERNEIAAEIQSKSDIENLHFIIRIMAVAAVVIVWIFRTD
- the LOC134196047 gene encoding A disintegrin and metalloproteinase with thrombospondin motifs adt-1-like — translated: MRYCNLSECPSLCQWSEWSCWGECGATCGIGQRTRSRNCTSPPDEACDVTECGGMRFSYEECDARCCPQDGDWSGWGEWSDCSATCGCDGYRSRSRSCSDPSPRCGGSSCIGSGVDRRACNKEPCPLDGGWSEWGCWSTCTASCGAGTQTQRRKCTNPASAFGGVDCVGADNTTRACNPGDCAVDGVWNEWSEWASCSRTCGSEGHTYRRRRCEYPVIANGDGAGCEGQTEEGKRCNRKNCPRDGEWAAWSHWGDCESTCGRAMKRRNRTCTNPAPSDGGADCTGSDSDFDYCLITECPVDGEWTGWTSWTECNRPCGGGLTRRARQCADPEPAFGGNFCAGRASESRDCNAQPCACDGYWSEWFGDGCCSTQCGIEGRRRMVRYCNSPEPENGGRICLGASDRTISCSRLHHCPIDGSWGQWGGWSVCSKTCGRDGRRTRERECNSPEPQRDGLECIGAAVENQHCNITPYCPCEGGWSRWSSWSTCTGAIGGPKHLSHRTCTNPTPNNTQSTCPGDRERTKGCVFHVAAHGRWCEWTLWSSCSVTCEEGVRVRIRECACPPAAGGGRECLGTNEEEEVCILPHCPIDGGWSNWNCWGACSVSCGTIGFRFRSRTCTNPAPQNGGSPCPGPGSNREGDTCLPEIYCPPERRWSGWDEWSGCGRTCGTHVTRKRTRVCVAYGLTHTGGDYCKGSAAEIRSCNLDECPCDGGYSVWSQWDACSVTCGSGGKRTRTRHCTNPPPSNNGYSCTDQPASESQNCTSDVCCAIDGSWSSFGAFSSCSRDCFTGIRVSLRYCNDSQPQCGGRECEGPNAKVESCNEQPCPCNGGWSLWSVWSQCDRTCGNGTKTRRRSCDNPVPVNGMDCEGASEDQTECLVTKCLVDCEWSHWNEWNPCNKPCGLDATQQRKRLCVCPVVNSQGLNCQGADTEPRTCDLPLCPCDGEWSDWGQWSQCSITCRNSSNIQATRSRKRTCTNPSPTDGGNDCGSDPTGLNNTERATCEHLYHCPIDGSWGQWRSFGACSRTCGVGVSRKERNCDRPSPANRGAYCAGKSVQLLTCNNQSCPCDGGFGPWGPWSGCSVSCGSGTKHRARACVAPVPSNAGKECDESNAFQTVECYQPFQCPRDGSWTQWSAWSLCSVFCGHGIRQRFRTCQNPGFANHYMEGQQLPGRNCPGKSHDIQTCHQECISDSAVRCCEPRPLIDGSFSVLHVTVLKAAEVGYSVGTEIVYECDGDIPGLTLKLTGPRTRRCTSDGNWSGEDPYCVVTTELTSHRFRRLTGGATGRRARRNAPSFLGRVSREVRRSRNNSDKQDVDY